Proteins encoded by one window of Bradyrhizobium sp. B097:
- a CDS encoding CoA ester lyase, with amino-acid sequence MRLPSRPRRSALYVPASNAKAIAKAEALPADIIILDLEDAVAPEAKYSARITAIEAVKAGGFGKREVLIRCNPLDSPWGPADLEAIASSDAAGILVPKVCSPRDIIVTEEGLRRAKDDLALWIMIETCAAVNSVREIAMTESNSRLSGLVLGTNDLAKEMRAQITRERAAFLPIFTTTILAARQYGLAVLDGVCNEFTELARFETECIQGLVLGFDGKTLIHPRQIGSCNEVYSPTAAEIEWAEAIVAAFDSPENAGRGVIQLNGKMVELLHADQARDLIIRYRAIEDLATRRQNCRPLS; translated from the coding sequence ATGCGACTTCCGTCAAGGCCGCGGCGCAGTGCGCTCTACGTTCCCGCATCGAACGCGAAAGCGATCGCGAAAGCCGAAGCTCTTCCAGCTGACATCATCATTCTAGATCTTGAAGATGCGGTTGCTCCGGAGGCAAAATACTCTGCTCGCATTACAGCCATTGAAGCGGTCAAGGCAGGCGGCTTTGGTAAACGCGAGGTCCTGATACGTTGCAATCCGCTGGACAGCCCTTGGGGACCGGCCGACCTCGAAGCGATTGCGTCTTCCGATGCGGCAGGGATCTTGGTGCCGAAAGTCTGTAGCCCTAGGGATATCATAGTCACCGAGGAAGGCCTCCGAAGAGCGAAGGACGACCTTGCTCTTTGGATCATGATAGAGACCTGCGCCGCGGTGAATTCGGTGCGTGAGATCGCAATGACGGAAAGCAACAGCCGTCTGAGCGGATTGGTACTTGGAACCAACGATCTTGCCAAGGAAATGAGAGCGCAAATAACTCGTGAACGTGCGGCATTTCTGCCGATCTTCACGACCACCATTCTCGCTGCGAGGCAATATGGGCTTGCGGTTTTGGACGGCGTCTGTAACGAGTTTACTGAGCTCGCGAGATTTGAAACTGAATGTATTCAAGGTCTCGTGTTGGGTTTTGATGGTAAGACCCTTATCCACCCACGGCAGATCGGCTCGTGCAATGAAGTCTATTCCCCTACTGCTGCTGAGATTGAGTGGGCCGAAGCGATAGTAGCTGCGTTTGACAGCCCGGAGAACGCAGGCAGGGGGGTCATTCAGCTGAATGGCAAAATGGTTGAGCTGCTGCACGCAGACCAAGCACGCGATCTGATAATTAGGTATCGTGCGATTGAGGATCTAGCAACCCGCAGGCAGAACTGCAGGCCGCTTTCGTAG
- a CDS encoding helix-turn-helix domain-containing protein, with amino-acid sequence MTRSIKSAERTLALFELFSRRQHPLTVGRIADELHVPQPSVSMLLANLRKLGYVSYDVRSRTYTPTIRVALLGIWISRKFDAAGSLSSRLAELQRRVDETVFLGIQNGPYAQYLLGIYKKKPRSLRAESGTYRLLTGSAVGRALMSLMTDQEIRSWLHRCNAEAPERRLRFTNGEFMAIISEIRGCGFAQTQGDITPTFGAIAVTVRSPSELMPMAVGTGVPLERIEAKRDDIVEALRDFKKSLESIPTLNPSLDDSASAQPVTSTKLTRSV; translated from the coding sequence ATGACACGATCCATCAAATCCGCGGAACGAACGCTAGCGCTGTTTGAATTGTTCTCGCGACGGCAGCATCCGCTAACAGTTGGGCGGATCGCGGACGAGTTGCATGTTCCGCAACCGAGCGTGAGTATGTTGCTCGCCAATCTTCGCAAGCTCGGATATGTGAGCTATGATGTTCGAAGTCGAACATATACGCCGACGATTCGCGTCGCTCTACTCGGCATCTGGATTAGTCGTAAGTTCGATGCTGCGGGTTCACTCTCCTCTCGTCTCGCAGAGCTGCAGCGTCGCGTAGACGAAACTGTGTTTCTGGGTATTCAGAACGGACCATACGCCCAGTACTTGCTTGGAATCTACAAGAAGAAGCCGCGTAGCCTGCGTGCCGAGAGCGGCACCTACAGGCTTCTAACGGGTTCGGCGGTCGGGCGAGCGTTGATGTCGTTGATGACGGACCAGGAAATCCGCAGTTGGTTGCATCGCTGCAATGCAGAGGCACCCGAACGTCGACTGCGATTCACCAACGGCGAATTCATGGCAATCATCTCCGAGATCCGTGGCTGTGGATTTGCGCAAACTCAGGGAGACATCACACCCACGTTCGGTGCGATCGCAGTCACGGTTCGCTCGCCATCGGAGTTGATGCCAATGGCGGTCGGGACCGGCGTTCCGCTGGAACGAATTGAGGCAAAGCGTGACGATATCGTTGAGGCTCTTCGAGACTTCAAGAAGTCGCTAGAATCGATCCCTACGCTCAATCCCTCCCTGGACGATAGTGCTAGCGCGCAGCCAGTAACTTCTACAAAACTCACCCGGTCCGTTTGA
- a CDS encoding acyl-CoA dehydrogenase family protein: protein MGWMTEERVMIQQSAREFAMNEVLPVANKLDPVKGEIPDDLIRKMADLGYFGIVVDERYGGLGLGAFEYCLVAEELSRAWMSVGSLIARGNSMIGMETMSEEWRAEVMPRVARGELLGAFAMSEPNAGSDVANISTRAVRDGNEFIITGNKYWCTFADGADFITVIARTGVNEDPTRRHDGLTAFMLEKPRGQLPSGVHGSPIPKIGYFGWKTWELAFDGIRVPASKILGQEGAAFQMIARGLERARAHTAARSIGLARGALEDAIAYAKERNQFGQPIADFQAIRFKIARMATEIEACRQLMYHVCDQIDTGKRCDTEAAMVKYLASEMSERVTSDALQILGGAGYTTHYAVERYWRDARLTKIFEGTSEIQLRIISDQLLGRPSRH from the coding sequence ATGGGATGGATGACTGAAGAACGGGTGATGATTCAACAGAGCGCCCGCGAGTTCGCCATGAACGAGGTGCTTCCGGTCGCCAACAAGCTAGATCCGGTCAAGGGAGAAATTCCCGACGATCTCATACGAAAGATGGCAGACCTAGGCTATTTCGGCATTGTGGTCGATGAGAGATATGGGGGTCTCGGACTTGGCGCGTTCGAATACTGCCTCGTTGCCGAAGAGCTATCTAGAGCGTGGATGAGTGTCGGCAGCCTGATCGCCCGAGGCAACTCCATGATTGGCATGGAGACGATGAGCGAGGAATGGCGCGCCGAAGTGATGCCAAGGGTTGCACGCGGAGAGTTGCTCGGAGCCTTCGCGATGTCGGAGCCAAATGCCGGTTCTGACGTCGCCAATATCAGCACGCGGGCTGTTAGAGACGGCAACGAGTTCATTATCACGGGAAACAAATACTGGTGCACTTTCGCGGATGGTGCGGATTTCATTACAGTCATTGCGCGTACAGGCGTCAATGAGGATCCGACGCGTCGACACGACGGACTCACGGCGTTTATGCTGGAAAAACCGCGGGGCCAGTTACCTTCCGGTGTTCACGGAAGCCCGATTCCCAAGATCGGGTACTTCGGTTGGAAAACCTGGGAGCTCGCGTTTGACGGCATTCGGGTGCCAGCAAGCAAGATACTCGGCCAGGAAGGCGCTGCCTTCCAGATGATTGCCCGTGGCTTAGAGCGTGCGCGCGCACATACTGCTGCGCGTTCAATTGGCCTTGCCAGAGGAGCACTTGAGGACGCAATCGCCTATGCCAAGGAGCGCAACCAGTTCGGACAGCCTATCGCGGACTTTCAAGCAATCCGCTTCAAGATCGCGAGAATGGCAACTGAGATTGAAGCCTGTCGACAGCTAATGTACCACGTCTGCGATCAGATCGATACTGGTAAGCGCTGCGATACTGAAGCTGCGATGGTCAAATACCTCGCCTCGGAGATGTCCGAGAGGGTCACCAGCGATGCACTGCAAATTCTTGGCGGAGCTGGATATACGACGCATTATGCCGTCGAGCGATACTGGCGTGACGCGCGCCTGACCAAGATCTTCGAGGGAACGAGCGAGATTCAGCTTCGTATCATCTCGGATCAACTTCTCGGTCGACCCTCTCGGCACTAA